From Arachis hypogaea cultivar Tifrunner chromosome 3, arahy.Tifrunner.gnm2.J5K5, whole genome shotgun sequence:
TAAGAAATTAAAGGATACAAATATTAGAAAAAccaaaattttcaatatataATAGAACAAACATGAAACATACCCAATCACCATCAGGCTCAGCACCAGGAACCATTACATTAATCTCACTTGACTTTGCCGTTGATATGGATGTTTCTAAAGAATCCTTGCTCAGATAAAGCTGGCAGCCTCCAGTATTGTCCACGGAAATTGTTGGAGCGGAACCCTGTATCAGTGAAAGCAAAACATGATTATAGCTAAACCAGATTTGACTTAAAATCATTATTTATGATCAAACCTTTTACCCTTTATCATGTTTGACGTGCCAACAACATTAGAAGTTTAGGGAGTAAACTGTAAAAGGAAGAGGAAGGAATAAAAGTACCTGACACTGCACCTCTATCGAACTACAGTTTACGACCTCAAAAGCTGCAACAACATCCTACATTTTAACaacagaaaaattaattttgtatatcCCTCAATATCAACTGCATTCGtgttatggaaaaaaaataaaagctgCATTTCTCATGCCTCACTAACCTTAAACACAACTCCCATCTTAATGCATTTGTCAACGGTTATATTGTTGACCTTGCCTGAAAATTGTACACAAGATATAAAATCAGTTTTAGCATTTTCACCAATTCATAAGTTCGAAACAAGCTAGTAAAGAAAGAATCTTGTAACACAATTATGATTACCTTGAATCTGTAAAACAGAGTTCTTGCATCCATAGACATATACAGACTGCTTTGCATCACAATCTTCAATGACCAAAGATTTATTCTCAATTTGATTTTCAACAACCCACCTACAGTGCAGAGAATAGTTAGGTTTGGGAAATGGACAAGTGTCATTCTTAATACTGAATCGTTCATAACACAGTGACTAAGACACAGACAGACATATATAAACCTACTTGCGGCCCATTTGAAGCTCAAATTTCGGAGGTCCTGCTTTAGGAGTTGCCTTTGGAGCTGCATGACTTTCTTTTTCAGTAGTTCCAACAACTCCAGTTCTATCCGTTCGATTCTTTGCTTTCATGTCATTTGTAACCTTTCTCAAACCTaggatataaaaatataatttatataggcCGAATGTTCACACAAGATTGCAAGAGTAAGAATAAACTACCTGAAGTAATATCTCCTGAACTGATCTGTTGAAAAACAGCAGACATCCCTACATTTGGCTTAGAACATGAAGCCCGAGATGTTTCAGAACTAAGGAGAGAAGCAGGTGGAGGAGGAGGGGCAGCAGGTGAATTAGATGAAGGAGCTTTTGATGCAGCAATTACTTTTCCTGTTGGACTCCATACAGGGCCTAAAGGATGAAATTTCTTGACATAATCCCTCAAGCCAGGTACATATAAATCTTTCAGAGCTTTGACCCACTCAACATGATTTGGGTCTTTATTTCTGTACTCGACAAGCACCTGATTattaccaaaaagaaaaataatcctTCACATGTGAAATTTCAGTGAATATGAATTAGTAAAGTGAAAGAAAAAGTCTAAGAGGCTATTGCAAGATTGGTACACATAATTATGTAACTAAAGTATTTGCAAAGGTAAATTGCAAATCCAGCATTTGTCATCATAGTTACCGAGTCTAAGCATAATATATTCCTCAGAATTAAGCCAATGTAACTCAAAAAATGGATATACATTCACAAATTACAGGGGAAAAGACAACTTTTCTATTGCGAAAATTATTAATGATTTCCATCGTTTGCGAGTTGCAGGCGTCACCTTCACAATATCCTATTCCTGCTTAATCTGAAATATGGAGGAGTATATGATTATTCAACATAAATCAAGAAGGCTCTGACAGAATACCTTGTTGCTATAAAACTCAGCCATCTGCCAACTGTCTTCCACGTGCGCAATAGGCATACTCATACCttgaaacagcagaagaaaaatatgATGCCAAAAAGATCAGAATTTATATGAGAATAACCAATTAACCATACATCACTTACCACATTCCTTCCCTGTATATGCAATCCATGCTAGAGCTGAGAGACTGTCTCCAGCAGCCTTCAAGTGATTGAAATAATCAGATCTCTTTCCTTCTGCCATTGCGTTAGCTTTTTTGATAATGTCATTCAATGGTTTCAGAAATTCAGCCATTCCCTGAGGGCTGGGCTTCTGCATGGTGACAATATGACATATTAAGTCAGCATTCACAGACATTGGGACTTTCATCCCCACCCCAACGAATATCAAAACATTGAACCACATCTTTTATGTACTTTCTTTTCTCCTACTACCTAGATGAATTTCTCTTAGCGATAAACAGAATTACAATTCTCTCAAACCAATCCCCGTATCCCACTGGATCAATTTCAAATTACAcaagcagagagggaaaatgttTGATCGAGAAAAATAGCAACCTCAACTGAATGAATATACCAAAACATTAAGCTAAATTTctttatatcatttttttttctttcaagaattgacagtgtcattttttttttcaaatcttattaAACATGTGAACTCACTGTTTTCTCTTACAAGGACAACAGGTAACAGATGCATCGAATCCACACAAACCATAACAATGTTCATGCATTTGAATCCTAAAacataacaaaacaaaaaatcagacGAAACATGCAACTCCCTGCACTCAATTCCAGAATACTTATCACAGAAAATAATATTGTCATGATCCACGAAATGACGCACGTATAATTAAAAATCCATTAATTTCAGAAGAGGTAGAATTAGATGAACCTGAGTGTGCTTGAGCGTAATCAGAAGCTCCTTCTGCGCGGCGAAAGCTTCCTTCACAACGTTGCTGATACCCAACACCTGACCTCCGATGACCTCCGCCGCAGCAGAGAGCTTACTTAGGTGCTCATCAATAAGATCGCCGAATGCCACGACGGACGGATCTCGCGCCGCATCATCGgcaccagcaccaccaccaccgGCCGTGAAAGCTCCGCCATGTGATCCGGCGGATAGAGCCTCCAAGCGCAACACCGCGGATTCCAACCTCTGTATAAGTTTCTCTTCCATCACTCTCACAATCACACACACTCTTCTCTCAGAAGATGTGAAAATAGATCTGGTTACATGTGGTGTTAGGCCGTTACGTGCTTTCTATTTTCCGAAtaagaaattgaaaaagaaaaaaaaagaaaaataaagagaaagttaGTTTCGGTTTGGGAATTGGCGGTTGCAGTTTTACTTTTCGCGCGGGATTGCAGCTTCGGACCTGCAGTTACACGTGTCCTTTTTTCTGGACTAAAAAAAATGgactttttttttacaaaaaattaagcTCTTTTTTTTCTGGTTGCTCATTATTTCTTTTCTTGTGTATTTAGCAAATACATCAAATAATCGTacacaaagaaaacaaaaaacatacATCAAATAATCAATTGCCTTTTTGCCTGTCATACACAAAATGCAATGATTTAGTAAAGGAGATCATCCTACTCTTCacttattaaatatctttttaGTACGGTAATAATtcacataaaataattttatgtagaaatattaaataaaaaatattagataaattaatatatttaactaaaatttttaatataatgcATGTTTACATATTAGTTaacatttttatatgaataattatcttttaataattcAAGATTAAATTACCAAAAATACATCCATATAATATCATAGAAAGccagataaaaatataataagtCATGTGTGATATAATAACAGAATAAATCTTCTAGTATAAACATGAACGTTTttaattactctttttttttcttttttcttttttcttttttcttttttctttttttcttgtgtCGCATGCAGTCTGGGTTATTCAATGAGCAAGGAAATTTTTACATGTTCTATTATTATATGTCCCACCATAAAATTGGACATTCTTTTTGAGTAAGTATTCAATTATTATCAGTAATGGAAACATGTGAGTTGATACATTCGGTGACCACCAACTAACCCACGTATACTTTCTGTTTCTCTCTGAGGTCTCTCGTGTCTGGTGGTGTTATGACTTTCATGTAACGTTATATGTATCTTCATCTAACAAACTAGATACACATGTTCATCCAAAGATTAGAAAGAACTCAAAAAGAATAAGATTCACTCATGCATAATTACTAAAAATGACACGTAACTTGCTATATGAATATGAACCATGCTTGCAGTGGcagtaaagacaccaaacttaactatACCTAGAAATCTAGAATCATGGAAATAATGCTGTCttggtttaaattttgaaatatttgttAGCCGACTATGTGTTAGCTGCAGGCTCCATTAATGTTGCTGTTgacaagtttttattttttatttttttgcattttAAGTAAGTTTGTCGTACCCCTGTCAAACCTCATTACTTTACTAAGGTTCATCATACCCTGGCAAATTCTAAGTTATTTATAGAGTTTGTCGTACCTCGGCGAACTTTCACCCAATTCTTCCAAAAATACCCATGCTAATTGAGGATGAAACTTAATACTAGTAGTTCATTCTTTTTTTTGATATTACTCTCTTTTCTAATTTATTCTTTACAATATCTGAAATTCTGTTGATATCTATTTATTATAATGGTAAAATGTGAAATAGTGTATGATGAAAAAGATTTATCGTATTTAGGTTTATTCAATCAATGTTTGCATACTTGGCACTCGAAATCAACAGTTTGACTGCGTTaaagaatttaatattatattccaTTGGCCAATAACACacgaaaaaagtgaaaaaaaattactACATACATCCTTCATAAGTAGATaacattttgtttttcaaaagatATATCATAGATGTTGTGATTTTtctttgtgttatttttattagagtttagtttttgaaaatatcttatgTTTTTTTGTTTAGGTATCGGTTACGCGATGACGAGTACATACGTCATATAAGGGTGTGACACAATCGATGGACAAATGTTCATCTATTGGAattatttgttttcttaattGAGTTAGGTGGACGAGGATCATTTGTGGATACTGTTAATAATAGCCCTTTAAGTGGAGCAATCAAAAGAAATATTAGAAGGACGAGGGTTGACTTAAATATGCCATTTGAAGATAGTTAAGGGGGTCAAACGTTGAATATTCTAATAATGGCATGATGCAATGTGATGTTGAAAGTCATGAGGGTTCTACGATTAGGGAGCCGATGACAGATCCCTATCAGATTAATCTCGATGACGGTGAAGATATCGAGACTGAACCAACAGAAATTCCTAATGAGTGTGAGGAGAAAGAAGAGATGAGTTACTATGGTGACACACAAATCGCGTTGACATAGTCTACCGTTTCTGGACCATACAACTAGCTGGATCACTTTTTGACTTTGAATCTTGAGGCAACGCCTTCAAATTGTTTATTTAGTCATGGAGACCCCGAAGAGAATTCCGTCAGTGAGTTTGAGATTAGACAACAGTTTAAAAACAAGGAAGAAGTCATGTTGTCCGTTAAGACGTACAACATCAGGAGGACTATGGAGTATAAAATGCTAGAGAGTGACCAGTTAAAATATGTTGTACAGTGTACCCAATTTGGGTCCGGTTAGATGGAACATACACATATCTTATCATCGAAAGCAGGAAAAGTGGAATGTGACGAGATATAATGGTCCTCACACTTGCATGCGAATATCGGTGGGCCAAAACCATCGAAGGTTGGATTCGAAGGTGATTGCTCAGCACATATTCACGATGGTCAAAGCAAATCCAACCATCAGCGTAAGGGTTCTGCAAGGAGGTGTGGAAAATCACTTCGGTTACAAAGCGTCCTACAAAAAGTTTAGCTTGCAAAGCAAAGAGTCATTGGGGATATACGAAGATTGGGAGGAGTTATAGAACGAGTTTTTTCGTTGGTTATTCGCTATGCAGATGTACTTACTTGGTAAGATTCATTACATTGTCTTCAATTATGTATGCTTAACATAGTTAGTCCTCTTGTATTATAACATATGGGGTTATTTAAGTACTTGGGTTCAACTTGTAATACAATCTTGACCTGCTTCAGCTAATAGCCTGATACTGTCATATTTTATTGGGTATTCTGGATATTTTTTCCATGTGTTGAGGCCTTCAAGTACTGcaaaccacttattttcattgtTGGCATCCACTTGTATGGTAAATACGGAAGTACGTTACTAATGTCTATTGGATTTGTAGTTGTCGAGAGTGAGACAAAGGAGACTTgatcattttttcttttgtatataaGGCAACATGTTACATCCCAACCAGGTATCTTAGTGATTTCAGACAGGCACAAATCAATTAATACTGCATTGAACGCCGATAAAAATTTATGGAATACATTTAGAAACTCGGTTTATGTTATAATAAAGAATAAtgctatataaattttatttaggcGTTCATATATTTGGACATTACAAAATTGTACTTATATATCAAGTTTAAATAAATGAGAAGTGAaacataaaagtataattttatgGTGTCTAGATATATACACACCTAAATGATGAGTTTCATATAACATTGATCATAAATAATGAGAAGCTTTAATATAATCACATTAAGCcttataattttgaaaattgcaaCCTTGCAGTGGAGTATACAATGTCAATTGTCTTATAAATTTGCAAATTCATTAGTTATAGGTTAAGTACTTGTAAGTTTGTATGGAATTGATTCGTTCTTTCTCTTATTGCAAATTGGTGCTTATAAAAACATAAACCCATGTCATCCCATTAAAATTATCAATGAAGTTTGTAGTTGGATTAGTAAACCCACAAATGTCAGAGTGTAGCATCCCTAACAAGTTCCTTCATGTCATTTCATGGGACACACTAGTAATATTGCAAAAATACATCGACATGCAGACAGAAAATTGATATATCTTGAGATACATATTTACAAGGCTCATCTCTTCCATGTTCCCAAGATAAACAAATACATCAAAAAAGGTGCATGACCTGAACAAGTGACTACACTGTATAGCATATATGCACAATGCTGACTAATTTAATTTGTTCATGGCATACAAAAAATCATAAGAACAAACAATTTGATCTCCTTAGTTTGCGTctccaaaaataaaatacaagcaGTTATTTCCATCTTGATTTTCCTATGGACTCTGCATATTTTGATTCATATGGCACTCTTTTACTCGAAACATCTGCAGCAGAAGGGACATTGTCTTTCTCTTTAAGTGTACGAATTTCCtaattaataaacaaaacaaGAGTTAGTTATTTAAGGCAAATTGAATTGGCATAtagattttgttattattatgttTTTGAAAAGCATATAAAGGGCTTACAGAACGAAATGGAAAATCATCTGCCTCAAGCATATGAACAATTTGACCCATCTTTGGTCGCTTAACAACATCCAAATCAATACAGCGAAGACAAATGAGTAACATTCGCTTCAGGGATCTTTGAGAGGGCTGAACCTCGATTAAAGGATCGACTAACTCTTCACCACGACGATTTGCTACCATTCCCTTGAACCAATCAACCAAATTCATctgaatcaaaataaaaaacgaGCAGAGTTAAGTAACTATGGTGTTCATCGAATGAACCAACGAAAATCAGTTCAAAAACCAGTAATCACCTCTCCAGGAGGTCTAGAATAATCAATGGGGGATCTTCCTGTAATTATCTCCATGAGAAGAACTCCGAAGCTATACACATCACTGCGCTCATTAAGCATACCGGTGCTTGCATATTCAGGTGAcacatatctgcagaaaattagTGGTAATAAGAAATAGTATAGATAACCAAATGAGTTCAATTTGGATGAACAGCAATAATTACCCAAATGTTCCCATTACACGCGTAGTCACGTGGGTTTTCTCGGATCCTAAGAGCTTGGCAAGTCCAAAATCGGATACTTTGGCATTCCAATTTTTGTCCAAAAGAATGTTACTGGATTTTATATCTCGGTGCACAACTTTGGGTTCTAAGCCTTCATGCAAGTAAGCTAGCCTGTTTCGCAATTCAGAACCATTAGTTCTCACTTAAGATAACATAATTTATTAATCATCATGGAACAAATAACATTCTGAAATACTTATTGGACATGAAAGATCCCACTTAACAAGTAAttgtattataaaattaaatttaaaaaattgaagtaATCCTTAAATGATAAGTATCTACTATTATCAAAGAACGAGATAGAATCCTTGAGATGAATTGATCAAATTTCCGGTAAGAGAATCCGACTAGCATTGACAAAGACCAAAAAATATAGAAGGTGAGATAAAACCGTAAACAATAAACACACCCTTTAGCAGTGCCAATGGCAATCTTCATCCGAATATCCCATGTCAAGGGGCTCACTGGTCCTACATCACCATGCAGCCACTGCTCCAAATTTCCATTGTTAACATATTCATAAACAAGCATCCTGAATGAGATGATAAACGAAATTGGCATTAAAATTAAAGTGGGATCTAAAAGACTTTGAATCAAAAGAAAATCAGGCATTAAACAGAATAATATAATTAACAATACCTTTTAGGACCTTCTGCACAATATCCTACCAGCCCAACCAAATTCTTATGCCTTACTTTTCCAATGGCTTCAACCTCCACCTTAAACTCCTTCTCCGCTTGACCCCTGTTCAccatacaataaaaaaaaaattaataataataatttttaataggaCTATATTATAGTTGTTGCATTGTATTATTTCAGAAAACTTGATTTGGCTTAAGGACTCTTCCATGTACTACACTCCTGAAGTCCTAATATTCTGCTGCATGAGTTGGAATTTGAAGTAACTTGATGTTACCACAATATATTAGTAATAAGTAGTTGCAAATCCCGGAATAGACATAAAGCGCGTTAGTTAACGTACTTGTAATCTTGTATCCAGTTCCAGAGTCAAGACACATTAACTCTTTTCCTGTATTTTAAACTAAAGTTTTCTCGGGATTAAGAAAGTGTCTTACCAAAGGACAAAGTTAATCCAGCAATCATGGAACAATATGTTAAAATAAACGGACAGAAAGTAAAAGTAAAGAGTAAAGTAACATTACCCCACCCCCAAACAAAAAACTGACTTTTATATAGTGAAAGTATCAATTAACTATATCCTAATATCAtgccattaaaaatatataattaacaacATAGAAGAAAAACAAAGTGGACAGTTACTTTTTCTAATTGAATTTCAACAAAATGTAATACTCATTTCCACGGGTTTGATCCAACTTTCCAGTACTTTTGACCAGAATGAAGACCTAAATATCCCATTTCAGAAATTTATTCCCCACTTgcgaattaattaaataaacgaATACATGCATGTGCATAAACAGGGAAAGAGTTGACTAAACAATACTTAACTGCATCGACTTACATTCtcataataatcatcatcaatgAAGAAGCAAGGTAACATACACAGATAATAAACACACAAGCATAGCTTAAGCACTgaaaatttgaataataaaagaaaattaaaaaaagaatgaacggaaatgaaaattgaaaacatacttgTTGTTGAGAAGATTCTTGACGGCAACAACAGAACCATCTTGCAGAACTCCTCTGTATACAATCCCATAGCCACCTTCACCAATGACATTCTCCTGCGCGAAGCCACGTGTCGCCACCTCCACCTCCTTCAGACTATACCACCTCCCCCACCCGATGTTCGGATCCTCCACCGACATCGACGACGCCTCACTCCTTCTCCCACCGGAAATTGACACGTCATCACTCCCTTCTCCCCCACTCTTTTTATTCTTGGTGCCTTcaccttcctcctcctccttcttcttcttctttagatcatca
This genomic window contains:
- the LOC112788980 gene encoding probable receptor-like serine/threonine-protein kinase At4g34500 — translated: MAVSGNSSGEPLPELNTTSSVLGVKLVVLVAIIFIAIVVTILLIFFLCFRRSRTSSCRNHRTLGKHSSGTIPLVSKEINVVKSLDLEQQQQQQQILEDVVVVDDDLKKKKKEEEEGEGTKNKKSGGEGSDDVSISGGRRSEASSMSVEDPNIGWGRWYSLKEVEVATRGFAQENVIGEGGYGIVYRGVLQDGSVVAVKNLLNNKGQAEKEFKVEVEAIGKVRHKNLVGLVGYCAEGPKRMLVYEYVNNGNLEQWLHGDVGPVSPLTWDIRMKIAIGTAKGLAYLHEGLEPKVVHRDIKSSNILLDKNWNAKVSDFGLAKLLGSEKTHVTTRVMGTFGYVSPEYASTGMLNERSDVYSFGVLLMEIITGRSPIDYSRPPGEMNLVDWFKGMVANRRGEELVDPLIEVQPSQRSLKRMLLICLRCIDLDVVKRPKMGQIVHMLEADDFPFRSEIRTLKEKDNVPSAADVSSKRVPYESKYAESIGKSRWK
- the LOC112788974 gene encoding cyclase-associated protein 1, which translates into the protein MEEKLIQRLESAVLRLEALSAGSHGGAFTAGGGGAGADDAARDPSVVAFGDLIDEHLSKLSAAAEVIGGQVLGISNVVKEAFAAQKELLITLKHTQKPSPQGMAEFLKPLNDIIKKANAMAEGKRSDYFNHLKAAGDSLSALAWIAYTGKECGMSMPIAHVEDSWQMAEFYSNKVLVEYRNKDPNHVEWVKALKDLYVPGLRDYVKKFHPLGPVWSPTGKVIAASKAPSSNSPAAPPPPPASLLSSETSRASCSKPNVGMSAVFQQISSGDITSGLRKVTNDMKAKNRTDRTGVVGTTEKESHAAPKATPKAGPPKFELQMGRKWVVENQIENKSLVIEDCDAKQSVYVYGCKNSVLQIQGKVNNITVDKCIKMGVVFKDVVAAFEVVNCSSIEVQCQGSAPTISVDNTGGCQLYLSKDSLETSISTAKSSEINVMVPGAEPDGDWVEHALPQQYIHVFKDGRFETTPASHSGG